The following is a genomic window from Hymenobacter chitinivorans DSM 11115.
CCGGTGACTTCGCCGGGAATGGTCAGCTTGGTCAGGAGCCGGGCCTTCTGGTTGCCGGCTTGGTCGGAGAGGGTGTAGACCTTGCTGGTCTGGCCCGCGCCCCGGTCTTTGGTGAACAGGTACACTTTGCCAGCGTGCCAGAGCGAAGCTTCGCAGTCGAAGTTGCGCTCCTTCTTGCCGGGCGGGAAGGCGGTCTGGTCGGCGTAGCTAAAGTTGGACCGGCTCAGGTCCTGGGAGTTTGAGGTCGGGTTGATGCGGTACACCACCAAGTCGCGGCGGCTGTTGTTGTTGTTGCCGGCATCGACCACGAAGATGTTGCCTTTGTCGTCCTGGGCCAGGCTTTCCCAGTCCACGTTGGAAAACGGCAGCGTCGATTTGCCCAGCAGGCGGCCCGTCATGTCGATTTTGTAGAGCACGGGCTCGTTGCCGGCGTCGGCGTGGGTGTAGAAGGTGCCGGCCGTTTCGGCCCGGGCCAGGCCCGAGCTTTCGGGCACGCCGCCGTTGAGGGCCCCCACCTTGCGCAGGCCGGGAATGCTGCTCTCGATGAGGTTATTTTCCAGGCCTTCCGTTTGGTCCTTTTTCTTGCCGCCCTTGCCTTTTTTGTCGTCGCTCTGGGCTTCGGAGCAGCTGGTGGAAAACAGAACCGTGGATAAAGAGGCCGTTAGCAGAAATAAGCGCATGCGTGAAAGAAGTATAGCGGAAAAAAGCCCGGGCCGGCGGGCCAGGGCCAACAAAACGAAGTAGCCTATACGCAACCTGCCGGCTTAGGGTACGGGGTCGTGGCCGTGGCCGCCCCAGGGGTGGCAGCGGCTGATGCGGCGCAGGGCCAGCTTTCCGCCCCGCCAGGGCCCGTACTTCTGCACCGCCTGGGCCGCGTAGGCCGAGCAGGTGGGCTGGTAGCGGCAGCTGGGCGGCGTCAGGGGGGAAATCAGGTTGCGGTACACCCAGATCAAACCCAGAAAAAGCTGACGGAATAAGTAGGACATGCGCGGCAGGGCGAAAGTAGGGGATAAGAGCGAACTGGCCCGGTGAAAAAAGAACTGCCGGGCCTTTTCGTAAGTTTGGCTTAGTAAACAGCCCCGCCTCCGGCCGGGTTTCTTTTCCACTTTCCCACTCCCCACCCATGTTACAAAAACTCTGGGCGAAGCTCCTGCTGGTAGCTTTGCTGCTGCCCGTAGCGGCCCGCGCCGACGAAGGCATGTGGCTGCCGCTCTACGTGAAGCGGCTCAACTACGCCGACATGCAGAAAAAAGGCCTCCAGCTGACGGCCGACGAAATTTACGACATCAACAACGCCAGCCTCAAGGACGCCATTGTGCAGCTGGGCGGTTTCTGCACCGGCGAGTTTGTGAGCAGCCAGGGCCTGATGTTGACCAACCACCACTGCGGCTACGACGCGCTGCAAAGCCACAGCACCCCGGAAAACAACATCCTGGAAAAAGGCTTCTTCGCCACCACCAAGAGCGAGGAAAAGACCAATCCAGGTTTGTTCGTGGACATTCTGGTGCGCATGGAAGACGTGACGGGCAAGGTGCTCGAAGGCATCACGCCCCAGACCCTGGAAGTGGAGCGCACCGTGCTGATTCAGAAGCGCCAGAAGGAGCTGGCGGATGCCGCCAAGGAAAACGGGCAGTACGTGGCCTACGTGCGCGATTTTTTCGCCGGCAACGAGTACTACATGTTCGTGTATCAGCGCTTCGGCGACGTGCGTCTGGTGGGCGCCCCGCCGGAGGCTATTGGCAAATTCGGCGGCGACACCGACAACTGGGAGTGGCCCCGCCACACCGGCGACTTCTCCATGTTCCGCGTGTACGCCGACAAGAACAACAAGCCCACCGCCGGCCCCCAGGCCGACAACGTGCCCTACGTGCCCAAAAAGCACTTGAGCGTGAGTTTGCAGGGCGTCAGTGAGGGCGACTTTGCCATGGTGTTCGGCTTTCCCGGCCGCACCCAGCGCTTCTTGCCCGCCGCCGGTCTGCAGCTGACCCTCGACCAAAGCAACCCGGCCCGCATCAAGCTGCGCGACACCCGGCTCAAGCTGTGGAAAGAAGATTCGGACGCCAACCCGGCCATTCGCTTGAAGTACGCTTCCAAGTATGCCAACATTGCCAACTACTGGAAGTACTACATCGGCCAGAACGAGGGCATGAAGCGCCTCAAAACCGTGGACCAGAAAAAGGCCGAGGAAGCTTCCCTCATGCAGTGGATTGCGGCCGACGCCACCCGCGGGCAAAATTACGGCTCGGCCCTGAATGACATCAACCAGGCCTACGCTGGGCTGCGCGAGTACAACCTGAGCTCGGTGTACGTGAACGAAGCGGCCTACGGCACTGAAATCGTGGCTTTTGCCGCCAAAATGGCCCCGCTCTACAACCTGTTCAAAGACCCCAAGGCCGACAAAGCCGCCGTGCAGAAAGCCGCCGCCGAGTTGAAGGAAGCCGCCGAGGAGCACTTCAAGGACTATAACGCCCCGACCGATAAGAAGGTCTTCGTGGCCCTACTGCAGCTCTACGCCACCGACGTGCCCAAGGCCCAGCTGCCCGACGTGTTCCAGACCGTGCAGAAGCAGTACGGCGGCTCGATGAGCAAGTACGCCGACTACGTGTTTGCCAACTCTTTCCTGACCTCGAAGGCCAAGACCGACGCTTTCCTGGCCGCGCCGACGCTAGCCAAGCTGGAGGTCGACCCGGCCTTCAAGACCTGGAACTCGGTGTACACCAACTACAGCCAGAACATTGTGCCCAAAATCCAGGGCTACCAGGCCACGCTGGCCCGGGCCAACCGCGCTTACGTGGCTGCGCTGCGGGCCAAAAACGCCGACAAAGTGTACTCGCCCGACGCCAACTCGACCCTGCGCCTAAGCTACGGTACCGTGCGCGACTATTCGCCCCGCGACGCCGTGGACTACAAGTTCTACACCACCGCCCAGGGCATTCTGGACAAGGAAGACCCCACGAACCCCGAATTCGTGGTGCCCACCAAGGAAAATGAGTTGCTGCGGGCCAAGGACTACGGCCGCTTTGCCGACAAGGACGGTACCCTGCACGTGGCCTTCACCACCGACAACGACATCACCGGCGGCAACTCCGGCTCCCCGGTTATCAACGGCCGTGGGGAGCTGATTGGCATTGCCTTCGACGGCAACTGGGAAGCCATGACCGGCGACCTGGCCTACGACAAGGACCTGAAGCGCTGCATCAACGTGGACATTCGCTACGTGCTCTGGTGCGTGGAAAAGCTGGGTGGTGCCAAGGCCCTGGTCGATGAAATGACCATCGTCAACAACGGCCCCAACCCCGGCGTGGGTCCGCAGAACGGCGGTTCGGCCCTGAACCAGCTCGGCGACGTCGACAAGATGAAAGTCAAGACCGACGACGGGCAGAAGACCAAGGTCAAGAAGAAAAAAGGCAAGGAAAAAGAGGAAGCTGCGGCGGGCATGTAAGCCCCAAAACTGCTTCTGTTAGCCCCAAAGGCCCCGGCGCGTCGTGCGTCGGGGCCTTTTTGCGGATGGCCGGAAAATAGCGGGCCGGACATGCGTCATTTTAGCTGAACATTGAGCTACTTAGGGAGCTAAAAAACTGTCTGTCCGCGGCCTATGCTAAAAATCTACGCTATTCTACCTGCTTTGCTACTCCCTACCGCGCTGGCCTGCGCGCAAGGCAACGGCCCCGGCACGCGCGGCGCCCGCGCGGCCGGTCTGGGCAACGCCTCCGTAACGCTGACCGACGTCTGGGCCATTGGCAACAACGTGGCTGGCCTGGGCCAAGTAACCAGCCCGACCGTGGGTTTCTACGCCGAAAACCGCTACCTGAGCCGGGCCCTGAACACGGCCGTGCTGGCCGCGGCCCTGCCCATCGGCCCCGCCACCGACGGCAAGGCCACCCGTGGCGTGGTCGGCTTCGAAGCCCAGCGCTTCGGCGACAAGCTCTACTCTGAGCAGCGCCTGGGGGCCGGCTACGGCTACCGCGGCAGCCTGATCAGCGTGGGCGCCCGGTTCGACGTGCTGCAGGTCAGTATTGAGGGGCTGGGCAGCAAGCGGGCCGTAGCGGTGTCCCTGGGCGGGCAAGCCGAAGTGCTGCCCAAAAAGCTGTATTTCGGGGCGTATCTGTACAACCTGAACCAGGCCAAGCTGGCCGAATACCAGAACGAGCGGGTGCCTACCGTGCTCAAGGCCGGCCTCTCGTTTCGGCCCACCGGGAAGGTGATGCTCAACGCCGAAACCGAAAAGGACGTGGACCAGGCCGCCGACTTCAAAGCCGGTATCGAGTACCAGGTAATCGACGCGCTGGCCGTGCGCGGTGGTTTTTCCACGCTCAGCCGCCAGACTACCGGCGGGGTGGGGCTGCAGGCCGGTCAGTTCCGCTTCGACTACGCCGCGGCCTGGCACACGGCCCTGGGGCTGAGTCAGCACCTGGCCATCGGGGTGCAGCTTAACCGGGCCGCGAAATGAAACGCACGTTTCTTTCT
Proteins encoded in this region:
- the yidD gene encoding membrane protein insertion efficiency factor YidD gives rise to the protein MSYLFRQLFLGLIWVYRNLISPLTPPSCRYQPTCSAYAAQAVQKYGPWRGGKLALRRISRCHPWGGHGHDPVP
- a CDS encoding S46 family peptidase, with protein sequence MLQKLWAKLLLVALLLPVAARADEGMWLPLYVKRLNYADMQKKGLQLTADEIYDINNASLKDAIVQLGGFCTGEFVSSQGLMLTNHHCGYDALQSHSTPENNILEKGFFATTKSEEKTNPGLFVDILVRMEDVTGKVLEGITPQTLEVERTVLIQKRQKELADAAKENGQYVAYVRDFFAGNEYYMFVYQRFGDVRLVGAPPEAIGKFGGDTDNWEWPRHTGDFSMFRVYADKNNKPTAGPQADNVPYVPKKHLSVSLQGVSEGDFAMVFGFPGRTQRFLPAAGLQLTLDQSNPARIKLRDTRLKLWKEDSDANPAIRLKYASKYANIANYWKYYIGQNEGMKRLKTVDQKKAEEASLMQWIAADATRGQNYGSALNDINQAYAGLREYNLSSVYVNEAAYGTEIVAFAAKMAPLYNLFKDPKADKAAVQKAAAELKEAAEEHFKDYNAPTDKKVFVALLQLYATDVPKAQLPDVFQTVQKQYGGSMSKYADYVFANSFLTSKAKTDAFLAAPTLAKLEVDPAFKTWNSVYTNYSQNIVPKIQGYQATLARANRAYVAALRAKNADKVYSPDANSTLRLSYGTVRDYSPRDAVDYKFYTTAQGILDKEDPTNPEFVVPTKENELLRAKDYGRFADKDGTLHVAFTTDNDITGGNSGSPVINGRGELIGIAFDGNWEAMTGDLAYDKDLKRCINVDIRYVLWCVEKLGGAKALVDEMTIVNNGPNPGVGPQNGGSALNQLGDVDKMKVKTDDGQKTKVKKKKGKEKEEAAAGM